In the genome of Paenibacillus sp. FSL R5-0766, one region contains:
- a CDS encoding DegV family protein encodes MSHKVAIVTDSTADIPEELIRQYGIHIVPLRVLFGEETYADGIDLTSEQFYEKLKKVSVLPTTSQPSPTDFMNVYQALLDENPERPIVSIHLSSGMSGTYQSAMLGKSLLEREGDITVLDSKSASYGYGLMVVQAAELAEQGKSAVEITTAIEGMQQSRKLFFLVDTLEYLQKGGRIGKASAILGTLLNIKPILSIDEEGVIYAVEKVRGHKKAMARIIELFQKDLAGKRVNLAVGHTADPGSAIACAEQLRGHFTLNEVIYTNIGAVIGSHVGPGVIAIFMWPVPE; translated from the coding sequence ATGAGCCACAAGGTTGCGATAGTAACAGACAGTACGGCAGATATTCCCGAAGAACTCATTCGCCAATACGGGATTCATATTGTTCCGCTGCGTGTACTGTTCGGGGAAGAAACATATGCAGATGGTATTGATCTGACTTCTGAACAGTTCTACGAAAAGTTGAAGAAGGTATCTGTGTTGCCTACAACTTCACAACCATCTCCAACTGACTTCATGAATGTGTACCAAGCATTGCTTGATGAGAACCCGGAACGCCCGATTGTATCGATCCACCTGTCATCCGGCATGAGTGGTACCTACCAATCGGCCATGCTTGGCAAGTCTTTGCTGGAGCGTGAGGGTGACATCACCGTGCTGGATTCGAAGTCAGCATCGTATGGATACGGTCTAATGGTAGTACAGGCTGCTGAACTTGCCGAACAGGGCAAGTCAGCAGTCGAAATCACTACTGCCATTGAAGGGATGCAACAATCTCGCAAATTGTTCTTTCTCGTGGATACCCTTGAGTATCTGCAAAAAGGCGGTCGGATTGGCAAAGCTTCAGCCATCTTGGGAACGTTGCTTAACATTAAGCCGATCCTGTCTATTGATGAAGAAGGCGTTATCTACGCAGTTGAGAAAGTCAGAGGTCATAAAAAAGCAATGGCACGCATTATTGAGCTGTTCCAGAAGGATCTTGCAGGCAAACGGGTTAACCTGGCGGTAGGTCATACCGCTGACCCGGGATCAGCGATCGCTTGTGCAGAGCAGCTGCGGGGTCATTTTACACTGAATGAAGTGATCTATACCAATATTGGAGCCGTAATAGGCAGTCATGTTGGACCTGGTGTCATTGCGATCTTTATGTGGCCTGTTCCGGAATGA
- a CDS encoding DAK2 domain-containing protein, with product MSIRSLNGTDFTAMVLAGAEQLGQHAEHVNSLNVFPVPDGDTGTNMNLTMSAGVAEIKRKSSASIGEAAGILSKGLLMGARGNSGVILSQLFRGFSRSAAPYEELNTLQFAAALQNGVDAAYKAVVKPVEGTILTVAKEAAKHANYYARRTNDITELMNEVLLKAKEALAMTPELLPVLKQVGVVDSGGQGLVYIYEGFMEVLLQSDGGSRTSLNKEVTPSVAASALKPAAPTEVDIKKPAQQQVIAPEMPLSAQARLETEDIEFLYDMEFFINRELGENAGVAFDDEAFRKALSVNGDSIIIIADDEVIKVHVHSKTPGDVLNLALQYGEITQIHILNMREQHRDLLTAGMDSAPSPELFAEIPPEAARSMEEAVLPADEMAPYGFIAVSSGDGIAEIFQSLGVDVVLSGGQTMNPSTEDFVKAVRSIAAERVFILPNNSNIVLAAEQARELLEDERRITVIPSKTIPQGMAAAFAFQEDESAETNRDQMLEAISRVQSGQVTHAVRDTQYDELDIKAGHYIGIHNSKIVATDETMLQACEGLLKQMMESGDEVVTILEGDEADPEVTAALAAWLEVQYPDAEVEVHLGGQPVYYYLFSVES from the coding sequence TTGAGTATACGTTCTTTAAATGGAACAGATTTCACCGCAATGGTACTTGCCGGAGCGGAACAACTTGGACAGCATGCAGAGCACGTCAATTCCCTGAATGTTTTCCCTGTGCCGGATGGTGACACGGGAACGAACATGAATTTGACAATGAGTGCAGGAGTCGCAGAGATTAAAAGAAAAAGTTCTGCCTCCATCGGCGAAGCTGCCGGTATTCTATCGAAAGGCCTGCTTATGGGCGCACGGGGGAATTCAGGAGTTATTCTGTCGCAATTGTTCCGTGGTTTTAGTCGTTCAGCTGCTCCCTATGAGGAACTGAATACGCTCCAATTTGCAGCAGCCCTGCAGAACGGTGTTGACGCAGCTTACAAAGCAGTCGTAAAGCCCGTTGAAGGGACCATTCTTACCGTAGCCAAGGAAGCGGCGAAACATGCCAACTACTACGCAAGACGGACGAATGATATTACTGAATTAATGAATGAAGTTTTGTTAAAAGCAAAAGAAGCACTGGCAATGACTCCGGAATTACTGCCTGTACTGAAACAGGTTGGTGTTGTGGATTCAGGTGGTCAGGGGCTTGTATATATCTACGAGGGCTTTATGGAAGTATTGCTGCAAAGTGACGGAGGGAGTCGTACTTCACTGAACAAAGAAGTAACCCCATCCGTGGCAGCATCTGCTTTGAAACCGGCTGCACCGACAGAAGTGGATATCAAGAAGCCTGCACAGCAGCAGGTGATTGCACCGGAGATGCCATTGTCCGCTCAGGCGAGATTGGAAACGGAAGATATTGAATTCCTGTATGACATGGAATTCTTCATTAATCGTGAGCTTGGAGAGAACGCAGGAGTGGCATTTGATGACGAAGCCTTCCGGAAAGCGTTGTCAGTTAATGGGGATTCGATCATTATCATTGCCGATGATGAAGTCATCAAAGTTCATGTCCATTCCAAGACACCGGGCGATGTATTAAACCTGGCGCTACAATATGGTGAGATTACACAGATTCATATTCTCAATATGCGTGAACAGCACCGGGATCTGCTGACAGCAGGCATGGACAGTGCTCCATCACCTGAATTGTTTGCAGAGATTCCACCTGAGGCAGCACGCAGTATGGAAGAGGCTGTGCTTCCTGCAGATGAGATGGCACCGTACGGTTTTATTGCGGTATCCTCCGGTGACGGTATTGCAGAGATTTTCCAAAGTCTTGGCGTCGATGTTGTTCTGTCCGGTGGACAGACGATGAATCCAAGTACTGAGGATTTTGTGAAAGCCGTTCGTTCCATTGCTGCGGAGCGGGTATTTATACTCCCGAACAATTCTAACATTGTACTGGCTGCAGAGCAGGCACGTGAACTGCTTGAAGATGAGCGCCGAATTACGGTTATTCCAAGCAAGACCATTCCACAGGGAATGGCTGCTGCTTTTGCTTTCCAGGAAGATGAGTCTGCGGAAACAAACCGTGACCAAATGCTTGAGGCCATTAGCCGGGTGCAATCCGGTCAAGTGACTCATGCGGTTCGTGATACGCAATATGATGAATTGGATATCAAGGCGGGGCACTATATCGGTATTCATAACTCCAAAATTGTAGCGACGGATGAAACCATGCTTCAAGCATGTGAAGGTCTGCTCAAACAGATGATGGAGAGTGGAGATGAAGTGGTGACGATCCTTGAAGGGGACGAAGCTGACCCTGAGGTTACTGCTGCCCTCGCTGCATGGCTTGAAGTACAGTATCCTGATGCTGAGGTAGAGGTACATCTTGGAGGACAGCCTGTATATTATTATTTGTTCTCCGTAGAGTCCTAA
- the rpmB gene encoding 50S ribosomal protein L28, protein MSRKCYVTGKKPGTGNHVSHANNRNRRTWGVNVQKVRILVDGKPKRVYVSTRALKAGKVTRV, encoded by the coding sequence ATGTCTCGCAAATGTTATGTGACAGGTAAGAAACCGGGCACCGGTAACCACGTATCCCACGCTAACAACCGTAACCGTCGTACTTGGGGCGTAAACGTTCAGAAGGTCCGCATTCTCGTTGACGGCAAACCAAAACGTGTATACGTAAGCACCCGTGCACTGAAAGCCGGTAAAGTGACTCGCGTATAA
- the spoVM gene encoding stage V sporulation protein SpoVM, translating to MKFYTFKLPKFLGGFVKAILNTFQKN from the coding sequence ATGAAATTTTACACATTCAAACTGCCGAAGTTTTTGGGAGGGTTTGTAAAGGCGATACTTAATACGTTTCAAAAGAACTGA
- the rpe gene encoding ribulose-phosphate 3-epimerase: MIKIAPSILSADFARLGAEVAEAQAAGGDWIHVDVMDGHFVPNITLGPAIVKAIAPHTSLPLDVHLMIENPERYVEEFAKAGAAVITVHAEACVHLHRVIHLIKEQGVKAGVALNPGTPASAILEVLDDVDMVLVMTVNPGFGGQAFISGTMNKIKQIRTWLNEKGRHDVHIEVDGGIAADTAPLVVEAGADVLVAGSAVFGREDRAAAITEIRRSYGG, from the coding sequence CGCCTTGGTGCGGAAGTTGCAGAAGCCCAAGCTGCAGGAGGAGACTGGATTCATGTTGACGTTATGGACGGTCATTTCGTCCCTAATATTACACTTGGACCTGCTATTGTGAAGGCAATTGCTCCACATACAAGCTTGCCGCTCGATGTGCATTTGATGATTGAGAATCCGGAGCGTTATGTTGAGGAATTTGCCAAAGCGGGTGCTGCGGTAATCACTGTTCATGCTGAGGCTTGTGTGCATTTGCACCGCGTTATTCATCTCATTAAGGAGCAAGGAGTGAAGGCAGGAGTTGCCCTTAATCCTGGAACGCCAGCGTCTGCCATTCTCGAAGTTCTGGATGATGTGGACATGGTTCTTGTTATGACGGTCAATCCTGGCTTTGGCGGACAGGCATTTATCTCGGGTACCATGAACAAAATCAAGCAGATTCGTACCTGGTTGAACGAAAAGGGACGCCATGATGTACATATCGAAGTAGATGGCGGGATAGCAGCCGATACAGCTCCACTTGTAGTGGAAGCTGGAGCAGATGTGCTCGTTGCCGGGAGTGCCGTATTTGGACGCGAGGATCGCGCTGCAGCGATTACTGAAATTCGCCGTAGCTACGGAGGCTGA